One stretch of Janibacter limosus DNA includes these proteins:
- the sucB gene encoding 2-oxoglutarate dehydrogenase, E2 component, dihydrolipoamide succinyltransferase, producing MSERVTMPALGESVTEGTVTRWLKNVGDTVEVDEPLLEVSTDKVDTEIPSPVAGTIQEILVEEDETVEVGADLAVIGDGDAPASSDSGDDEQAAPAEEAAPAEEEAPAEEAPAEEAPKEEPKAEEAPAAEAKPASGGGDGTKVAMPALGESVTEGTVSRWLKAEGDTVEVDEPLLEVSTDKVDTEIPSPVAGTLTKILVQEDETVEVGADLAIIGGSGGGESSTEDAEESPVPQADESDPKTAGNDAQEAAAQEPEAAQEEPADEAPRAEAPKQEAPKQEAPKQEPKAEAPKAEAPKAEAPAASGGDAAAYVTPLVRKLASDNDIDLSQITGTGIGGRIRKQDVLEAAKAKNQPQESAPAAAPAAAPAAAAAPSAVPAGFESNVPKSKRGTREKMSRLRKVIAQRMVESLQVSAQLTTVVEVDMTKVARVRDAAKAEFVSREGTKLSFLPFIALATAEALKEHPGVNASVEGEEIVYHGQENLSIAVDTEKGLFTPVVKNAGDLNVAGLARAIADVADRTRNNKITPDDLSGGTFTITNTGSRGALFDTPILNQPQVAMLGTGAIVRRPVVITTDDGGETLAIRSMMYLALSYDHRVVDGADAARFLGTIKARLEEGRFEA from the coding sequence ATGTCTGAGCGGGTGACAATGCCGGCCCTGGGCGAGTCGGTGACCGAGGGCACCGTGACGCGATGGCTGAAGAATGTTGGCGACACGGTTGAGGTCGACGAGCCGCTGCTCGAGGTCTCGACCGACAAGGTCGACACCGAGATCCCTTCGCCAGTCGCGGGCACGATCCAGGAGATCCTCGTCGAGGAGGACGAGACCGTCGAGGTCGGAGCCGACCTCGCCGTGATCGGTGACGGAGACGCCCCGGCGTCCTCCGACTCCGGTGACGACGAGCAGGCTGCTCCTGCTGAGGAGGCTGCTCCGGCTGAGGAGGAGGCGCCCGCTGAGGAGGCTCCCGCCGAGGAGGCTCCCAAGGAGGAGCCCAAGGCCGAGGAGGCACCCGCTGCCGAGGCGAAGCCGGCTTCCGGCGGCGGCGACGGCACCAAGGTCGCCATGCCGGCTCTGGGCGAGTCCGTCACCGAGGGCACCGTCTCCCGCTGGCTCAAGGCCGAGGGCGACACCGTCGAGGTCGACGAGCCCCTCCTCGAGGTGTCCACCGACAAGGTCGACACCGAGATCCCCTCCCCCGTCGCGGGCACGCTGACCAAGATCCTCGTCCAGGAGGACGAGACCGTCGAGGTCGGCGCCGACCTGGCCATCATCGGTGGCTCGGGTGGCGGTGAGTCCTCCACCGAGGACGCCGAGGAGTCCCCCGTCCCGCAGGCCGACGAGTCGGACCCCAAGACCGCAGGCAATGACGCCCAGGAGGCTGCTGCTCAGGAGCCCGAGGCCGCTCAGGAGGAGCCTGCAGACGAGGCACCCAGGGCCGAGGCGCCCAAGCAGGAAGCCCCCAAGCAGGAGGCTCCCAAGCAGGAGCCGAAGGCCGAGGCGCCCAAGGCCGAAGCCCCGAAGGCTGAGGCTCCCGCCGCTTCCGGTGGCGACGCTGCTGCCTACGTGACGCCGCTCGTGCGCAAGCTCGCCTCGGACAACGACATCGACCTCTCGCAGATCACGGGCACCGGCATCGGTGGCCGCATCCGCAAGCAGGACGTGCTCGAGGCGGCCAAGGCGAAGAACCAGCCGCAGGAGTCCGCCCCGGCGGCCGCTCCCGCCGCTGCCCCGGCTGCCGCTGCTGCTCCGTCGGCCGTCCCCGCAGGCTTCGAGTCCAATGTCCCGAAGTCCAAGCGTGGCACCCGCGAGAAGATGTCTCGCCTGCGCAAGGTCATCGCCCAGCGCATGGTCGAGTCGCTGCAGGTCAGCGCCCAGCTGACCACGGTCGTCGAGGTCGACATGACCAAGGTGGCGCGCGTGCGCGACGCTGCCAAGGCCGAGTTCGTCAGCCGCGAGGGGACCAAGCTGTCCTTCCTCCCCTTCATCGCCCTGGCCACGGCCGAGGCGCTCAAGGAGCACCCGGGCGTCAACGCCAGCGTCGAGGGTGAGGAGATCGTCTACCACGGTCAGGAAAACCTCTCCATCGCCGTGGACACGGAGAAGGGCCTCTTCACCCCGGTGGTCAAGAACGCCGGTGACCTCAACGTCGCCGGCCTCGCCCGCGCCATCGCGGACGTCGCCGACCGCACCCGCAACAACAAGATCACTCCGGACGACCTGTCCGGTGGGACCTTCACCATCACCAACACCGGCAGCCGGGGTGCGCTCTTCGACACCCCGATCCTCAACCAGCCGCAGGTCGCGATGCTCGGGACGGGTGCCATCGTGCGCCGCCCCGTGGTCATCACGACCGACGACGGTGGGGAGACCCTGGCGATCCGGTCGATGATGTACCTGGCCCTGTCGTACGACCACCGTGTCGTCGACGGCGCCGATGCGGCCCGGTTCCTCGGGACCATCAAGGCTCGCCTCGAGGAAGGCCGCTTCGAGGCCTGA
- a CDS encoding TIGR01777 family oxidoreductase: MTAHRQRVAITGASGLIGGALSSSLREGGHDVVHLVRREPSAEHERQWDPSGGSLRPEVLADVDTVVHLAGAGVGDQRWTPEYKALIHSSRVDGTDLVARAIADGAGPTRLVSASAIGIYGDRGDEVLTEASAEAVTFLANVVRDWEAATTPAKDAGVPVAHARTGIVLSTKGGALTPMLRLGRLGLGGPLGSGRQWMPWITLADTIAAYTRLVEDASITGPVNLTAPQPVRQCDLARGLGRALHRPAVLPAPRAAMRLVLGEFADEALASARVLPQRLLDEGFEHAHPRLDDALAHLLARP; the protein is encoded by the coding sequence ATGACCGCACACCGACAGCGCGTCGCCATCACCGGAGCCTCCGGACTGATCGGCGGCGCGCTGTCGTCGTCCCTGCGCGAGGGCGGCCACGACGTCGTCCACCTCGTGCGCCGTGAGCCCAGCGCGGAGCACGAGCGGCAGTGGGACCCGAGCGGCGGCAGCCTGCGCCCAGAGGTTCTCGCGGACGTCGACACGGTGGTGCACCTGGCCGGCGCCGGGGTCGGTGACCAGCGCTGGACACCCGAGTACAAGGCGCTCATCCACTCCTCGCGCGTCGACGGCACCGACCTCGTCGCCCGCGCGATCGCCGACGGGGCGGGGCCCACGCGACTGGTCAGCGCGTCCGCGATCGGGATCTACGGCGACCGCGGCGACGAGGTGCTCACCGAGGCCTCCGCTGAGGCCGTCACCTTCCTGGCCAATGTCGTACGCGACTGGGAGGCGGCGACCACCCCGGCCAAGGACGCCGGTGTCCCCGTCGCCCATGCCCGCACCGGGATCGTGCTGTCGACGAAGGGCGGCGCCCTCACCCCGATGCTTCGGCTGGGCCGACTCGGCCTCGGCGGACCACTGGGGAGCGGGCGGCAGTGGATGCCGTGGATCACGCTCGCCGACACCATCGCCGCCTACACCCGGCTCGTCGAGGACGCCTCGATCACCGGGCCGGTCAACCTCACCGCGCCCCAGCCGGTGCGCCAGTGCGACCTCGCCCGCGGCCTGGGCCGTGCGCTGCACCGCCCCGCGGTCCTCCCCGCTCCGCGAGCGGCGATGCGTCTGGTGCTCGGGGAGTTCGCCGATGAGGCGCTCGCCTCGGCCCGGGTGCTCCCCCAGCGGTTGCTCGACGAGGGCTTCGAGCATGCCCACCCCCGTCTCGACGACGCGCTCGCCCACCTCCTCGCACGACCTTAA
- a CDS encoding serine/threonine-protein kinase, whose product MDEIPPSVPGYRLTRLLGAGSTATVWRARSDLDDELVAVKLVAARADDEAVREYAMLQATADEHVVTLHETIEVDTDDGPALALVLEYLAGGSLERVVAERGHLTPGETATVIAPVAQAVTALHDLGIVHGDLSPGNVLLDSTGRPVLADLGYSRLTGEAPGDVYGTEGHVAPEVLEGSDPSRESDVHALGALAWLCLVGAAPGHIAERPDLRDLVPDEPALTEVVEACLSPDPDERPEADEVARRVFDAVTAQPLRMTAPGDVGSSLTRRIREAASEDGIRVPEWQEELARTLPDEVAGRWWRRRAGRVPVERQPMTKGGRHAAPRRGRDEPIDLTRDVDPDLGEESVPRAIARSALAPAASGRRVGVLVTVALAMLLAVLVPWQQLASAGGADEGEAAPVSTARELSEPAATGQSASSAGDVLHERSAPRRSPRRLAQELTSLRQQVVVDLDRDALARLDLPGSSAATRDRELVDGLRGSGERFAGFTMTVRSARLERTHGSTAVLRTVVDESAYDVVAADGGRRARPARRGQQVDLVLTWNDGAWRVRDVTAPTP is encoded by the coding sequence ATGGACGAGATCCCTCCGTCAGTCCCCGGCTACCGGTTGACACGGCTGCTCGGCGCCGGCTCGACGGCGACCGTGTGGCGGGCCCGGAGTGACCTGGACGACGAGCTGGTGGCGGTCAAGCTCGTCGCCGCCCGCGCCGACGACGAAGCGGTCCGGGAGTACGCGATGCTCCAGGCCACGGCCGACGAGCACGTCGTGACCCTGCACGAGACGATCGAGGTCGACACCGACGACGGACCGGCCCTGGCCCTGGTGCTCGAGTACCTCGCAGGTGGGAGCCTCGAGCGCGTCGTCGCGGAGCGGGGGCACCTCACACCGGGGGAGACCGCCACGGTGATCGCCCCCGTCGCGCAGGCGGTGACGGCGCTGCACGACCTCGGGATCGTCCACGGTGACCTCAGCCCGGGCAATGTGCTGCTCGACTCGACCGGACGCCCGGTGCTCGCCGACCTCGGGTACTCGCGCCTGACCGGTGAGGCGCCCGGGGACGTCTACGGGACCGAGGGGCACGTGGCGCCCGAGGTGCTCGAGGGCAGCGACCCGTCGCGGGAGAGCGACGTGCACGCTCTCGGCGCGCTCGCGTGGTTGTGCCTGGTGGGGGCGGCTCCCGGGCACATCGCCGAGCGCCCCGATCTGCGCGACCTCGTGCCCGACGAGCCGGCGCTGACCGAGGTCGTGGAGGCCTGCCTGTCACCCGACCCGGACGAGCGGCCGGAGGCGGACGAGGTGGCGCGGCGGGTCTTCGACGCCGTGACCGCCCAGCCCCTGCGTATGACCGCGCCCGGTGATGTGGGGAGCAGCCTGACCCGCCGGATCCGTGAGGCCGCGAGCGAGGACGGCATCCGCGTGCCCGAGTGGCAGGAGGAGCTGGCTCGCACCCTGCCCGACGAGGTCGCGGGCCGGTGGTGGCGCCGGCGTGCGGGTCGGGTGCCGGTGGAGCGCCAGCCGATGACGAAGGGGGGTCGTCACGCAGCCCCGCGACGCGGCCGTGACGAGCCGATCGACCTGACCCGCGACGTCGACCCGGACCTGGGCGAGGAGAGCGTGCCGCGGGCGATCGCCCGCTCGGCGCTGGCGCCTGCTGCGAGTGGCCGTCGCGTCGGGGTACTTGTCACCGTCGCGCTCGCGATGCTCCTCGCGGTCCTCGTGCCGTGGCAGCAGCTGGCGAGCGCAGGTGGTGCAGACGAGGGCGAGGCCGCACCGGTCAGCACTGCGCGGGAGCTGTCCGAGCCGGCGGCGACGGGGCAGTCTGCGTCGTCGGCGGGAGACGTGCTGCACGAGCGGTCCGCGCCACGGCGCTCGCCGAGGCGGCTGGCACAGGAGCTGACCTCCCTTCGCCAGCAGGTGGTGGTCGACCTGGACCGTGACGCGCTCGCTCGTCTGGACCTGCCCGGATCGTCGGCGGCGACACGTGACCGGGAACTGGTCGACGGGTTGCGGGGGAGCGGTGAGCGTTTCGCAGGGTTCACGATGACCGTGCGGTCGGCTCGGCTCGAGCGCACCCACGGGTCGACCGCGGTGCTGCGGACAGTGGTCGACGAGAGCGCCTACGACGTCGTCGCCGCGGACGGTGGGCGCCGTGCCCGGCCCGCCCGACGGGGTCAGCAGGTCGATCTCGTCCTGACGTGGAACGACGGCGCGTGGCGGGTCCGTGACGTCACCGCCCCCACCCCCTGA
- a CDS encoding peptidase E, which yields MTADQPTILATSGGYVRPERGDLAFAGLVHHAVDLSGTSSRPTICQLGTAMGDPRPFNAAFSEAGAVAGYEITHLNLFPMPSVEDLEAHLLAQDVVWVNGGSVANLLAVWRVHGLDAIFRRVWEAGVVLAGVSAGSICWYRGGTTDSFGPELQAVDNGLALLPFDNGVHYDSEARRRPTVHRMVADGTLGETHCTDDGVGLVYRGTELVEAVTEVDGKSAYIVTKGADGQVVETPLDTRRLPR from the coding sequence ATGACCGCTGACCAGCCCACGATCCTCGCCACCTCGGGTGGTTACGTCCGGCCCGAGCGGGGGGACCTCGCCTTCGCCGGGCTCGTCCACCACGCCGTCGACCTGTCGGGCACGTCCAGCCGGCCCACGATCTGCCAGCTCGGCACGGCCATGGGCGACCCGCGGCCCTTCAACGCCGCCTTCTCCGAGGCCGGCGCGGTCGCGGGGTACGAGATCACCCACCTCAACCTCTTCCCGATGCCCAGCGTCGAGGACCTCGAGGCGCACCTCCTCGCCCAGGACGTCGTCTGGGTCAACGGCGGGTCCGTCGCCAACCTGCTGGCGGTGTGGCGGGTGCACGGTCTCGACGCCATCTTCCGCAGGGTGTGGGAGGCCGGCGTCGTCCTCGCCGGCGTGAGCGCCGGATCGATCTGCTGGTACCGCGGCGGGACGACCGACTCCTTCGGCCCGGAGCTTCAGGCCGTGGACAACGGCCTCGCGCTGCTCCCCTTCGACAACGGCGTGCACTACGACAGCGAGGCCCGTCGCCGACCGACCGTGCACCGCATGGTCGCGGACGGCACGCTCGGCGAGACGCACTGCACCGACGACGGAGTCGGCCTGGTCTACCGGGGCACCGAGCTCGTCGAAGCCGTCACCGAGGTCGACGGCAAGAGCGCCTACATCGTGACGAAGGGGGCTGACGGCCAGGTCGTCGAGACCCCCCTCGACACCCGCCGGCTCCCCCGCTGA
- the lipB gene encoding lipoyl(octanoyl) transferase LipB, which produces MRFEELGFAPDTVDYLTAWEHQKQVHAAVVAGELEDTTLLLEHTAVYTAGKRTEPHERPFDGTPVIDVDRGGKITWHGPGQLVGYPIAHLPGRRDVIAHVRRLEEMMIRVAADVGVTATRVPGRSGIWVPGTDGQRDRKLGQIGIRVSRDVAMHGFSLNVNCDLSWTQTIVPCGIPDADVSTLALETGRDLTVADILPSAKAHLLEVMTEDLPLTKGAAATA; this is translated from the coding sequence ATGCGTTTTGAGGAGCTCGGCTTCGCCCCCGACACCGTCGACTACCTGACCGCCTGGGAGCACCAGAAGCAGGTGCACGCCGCCGTCGTCGCGGGCGAGCTCGAGGACACCACGCTCCTGCTGGAGCACACCGCGGTCTACACCGCGGGCAAGCGCACCGAGCCGCACGAGCGGCCCTTCGACGGCACGCCGGTCATCGACGTCGACCGCGGCGGCAAGATCACCTGGCACGGCCCGGGCCAGCTCGTCGGCTACCCGATCGCCCACCTGCCGGGTCGGCGCGACGTCATCGCGCACGTGCGCCGCCTCGAGGAGATGATGATCCGCGTCGCCGCCGACGTGGGCGTCACCGCGACCCGGGTCCCCGGCCGATCCGGCATCTGGGTGCCCGGCACCGACGGGCAGCGTGACCGCAAGCTCGGGCAGATCGGCATCCGCGTCTCCCGGGACGTGGCGATGCACGGCTTCAGCCTCAACGTGAACTGCGACCTGTCGTGGACGCAGACGATCGTCCCGTGCGGCATCCCCGACGCGGACGTGTCGACCCTGGCCCTCGAGACCGGGCGCGACCTCACCGTGGCCGACATCCTCCCTTCGGCCAAGGCGCACCTGCTCGAGGTCATGACGGAGGACCTGCCGCTCACCAAGGGCGCCGCGGCGACTGCCTGA
- a CDS encoding pyridoxamine 5'-phosphate oxidase family protein, protein MSQSPVHELSRDECWELLRSNEFGRLAFHLMGEVHIVPINYASDHEVLLFRTSQGNKLLGVVMQSDVAFEIDGYVEDEAWSVIVRGDARVLEKRDDRERAENSRLRSWIPTDKEVFVEIVPEEITGRRFDLDKPWEHAIPVR, encoded by the coding sequence ATGTCGCAATCACCAGTCCACGAGCTGAGCCGGGACGAGTGCTGGGAGCTCTTGCGCAGCAACGAGTTCGGCCGCCTCGCCTTCCATCTCATGGGGGAGGTGCACATCGTGCCGATCAACTACGCGAGCGACCACGAGGTCCTGCTGTTTCGCACCTCGCAGGGCAACAAACTGCTGGGGGTCGTCATGCAGTCGGACGTGGCCTTCGAGATCGACGGGTACGTCGAGGACGAGGCGTGGTCGGTGATCGTGCGTGGGGACGCGCGGGTGCTGGAGAAGAGGGACGACCGCGAGCGCGCCGAAAATTCTCGACTGCGCTCCTGGATCCCGACCGACAAGGAGGTCTTCGTCGAGATCGTCCCGGAGGAGATCACCGGTCGGCGCTTCGACCTGGACAAGCCGTGGGAGCACGCCATCCCGGTGCGCTGA
- the lipA gene encoding lipoyl synthase: protein MTVAPEGRRMLRVEARNAETPIERKPEWIRTTAKMGPEYNQMRGRVSGAGLHTVCQEAGCPNIFECWEDREATFLIGGDVCTRRCDFCDIATGRPTFLDLDEPRRVAESVQEMCLRYSTVTGVARDDQPDGAAGLYAETIRQIHALNPNTGVEILPPDFGAKPELVGQVFDARPEVFAHNLETVPRIFRKIRPAFTYEKSLKVLSMAREAELVTKSNLILGMGEEDHEIEEAIRDLHEAGCDILTITQYLRPSKLHHPIDRWVKPEEFVHWSDLAEDIGFKGVMSGPLVRSSYRAGRLYATAMRKWGRPIPEHLSHLEAAIDEPARQEASSLVAKAHAQALLDQPATGTDG, encoded by the coding sequence GTGACCGTCGCACCTGAAGGACGTCGCATGTTGCGTGTCGAGGCACGCAATGCCGAGACCCCGATCGAGCGCAAGCCGGAGTGGATCCGGACCACGGCCAAGATGGGCCCCGAGTACAACCAGATGCGCGGCCGCGTCAGTGGCGCCGGCCTGCACACGGTGTGCCAGGAGGCCGGTTGCCCCAACATCTTCGAGTGCTGGGAGGACCGCGAGGCGACCTTCCTCATCGGTGGTGACGTGTGCACCCGTCGCTGCGACTTCTGCGACATCGCCACCGGCCGCCCGACCTTCCTCGACCTCGACGAGCCGCGCCGCGTGGCCGAGTCGGTCCAGGAGATGTGCTTGCGCTACTCCACCGTCACCGGGGTCGCCCGCGACGACCAGCCCGACGGCGCCGCCGGCCTCTACGCCGAGACGATCCGTCAGATCCACGCGCTGAACCCCAACACCGGCGTCGAGATCCTCCCGCCCGACTTCGGCGCCAAGCCCGAGCTCGTCGGTCAGGTCTTCGACGCCCGGCCCGAGGTCTTCGCCCACAACCTCGAGACGGTCCCGCGGATCTTCCGCAAGATCCGTCCCGCCTTCACCTACGAGAAGTCGCTGAAGGTCCTGTCCATGGCCCGCGAGGCCGAGCTGGTCACCAAGTCCAACCTCATCCTCGGGATGGGCGAGGAGGACCACGAGATCGAGGAGGCCATCCGCGACCTCCACGAGGCCGGCTGCGACATCCTCACGATCACCCAGTACCTGCGCCCCTCCAAGCTGCACCACCCGATCGACCGGTGGGTCAAGCCCGAGGAGTTCGTCCACTGGAGCGACCTCGCCGAGGACATCGGCTTCAAGGGCGTCATGTCCGGCCCGCTCGTGCGCTCGAGCTACCGCGCCGGTCGCCTCTACGCGACCGCGATGCGCAAGTGGGGTCGCCCGATCCCCGAGCACCTCTCCCACCTCGAGGCGGCCATCGACGAGCCCGCCCGCCAGGAGGCCTCCTCCCTGGTCGCCAAGGCCCACGCGCAGGCACTGCTCGACCAGCCGGCCACCGGCACCGACGGCTGA
- a CDS encoding DUF4191 domain-containing protein — MASKSDKPVKPKRENPFKRIASVYKTIKAIDPQVTLWMLLAFVVVLLVGTVIGLIFGHVIASLLVSIPFAALAAMIVLSRRGEAAAFKQMEGQRGASIGGLSALRRGWFYDQEPIAADATKPSEINTAAVVFRALGRPGIVLLGEGPKHRVDKLFAKETKKVNRVAPGVPVHTYLVGNGDGELAPRKIRMTLTKLKPELTKEEMSVVNKRLKSLPGLRQGVPAGVDPNRARSSRAAQRGR; from the coding sequence ATGGCCAGCAAGAGCGACAAGCCCGTCAAGCCCAAGCGCGAGAACCCCTTCAAGCGGATCGCGAGCGTCTACAAGACGATCAAGGCGATCGACCCGCAGGTGACCCTGTGGATGTTGCTCGCCTTCGTGGTCGTGCTGCTCGTCGGCACGGTGATCGGGCTGATCTTCGGGCACGTCATCGCCTCGCTGCTCGTCTCGATCCCCTTCGCCGCGCTCGCCGCGATGATCGTGCTCTCGCGTCGTGGTGAGGCGGCTGCCTTCAAGCAGATGGAGGGCCAGCGTGGCGCCTCCATCGGTGGTCTGTCGGCCCTGCGCCGCGGTTGGTTCTACGACCAGGAGCCGATCGCCGCCGACGCGACCAAGCCGAGCGAGATCAACACCGCGGCCGTCGTCTTCCGCGCCCTCGGCCGCCCCGGCATCGTCCTGCTCGGCGAGGGCCCCAAGCACCGCGTCGACAAGCTCTTCGCCAAGGAGACCAAGAAGGTCAACCGGGTCGCCCCCGGCGTACCGGTGCACACCTACCTCGTCGGCAACGGCGACGGCGAGCTGGCTCCGCGCAAGATCCGGATGACGCTGACCAAGCTCAAGCCGGAGCTGACCAAGGAGGAGATGTCGGTCGTCAACAAGCGGCTGAAGTCCCTGCCCGGTCTGCGCCAGGGCGTCCCCGCCGGGGTCGACCCCAATCGCGCCCGCTCCAGCCGCGCCGCGCAGCGGGGCCGCTGA
- a CDS encoding M18 family aminopeptidase, with translation MPAAPIAHAEDLAAFVDASPSSYHAATEVARRLQDAGFVALDETQAWPHEPGRYLVVRDGALIAWVVPSAATTTTPVRVFGAHTDSPGFKLKPQPTTGRLGWLQAGVEVYGGPLLNSWLDRELRLAGRLVLDDGTEVLADSGPLLRLPQLAIHLDREANERFALDKQAHTQPVWGLGAPESADLLGELAGSAGVDAARIRGYDLVTADSARGAVFGREDAFFAAGRLDDLASVHAGTVAMSALGSDLDSDHIPVLAVFDHEEIGSATRSGAAGPFLEDVLERIGLALGADRGERMRALASSWCVSSDVGHSVHPNYPGKHDPQVRPVLGSGPILKINANQRYSTDGVGAAAWHGWCEAAGVTSQEFVSNNTVPCGSTIGPITATRLGIRTVDVGIPILSMHSARELAGTSDLYDLTRVAERFFRG, from the coding sequence CTGCCTGCTGCACCGATCGCCCACGCCGAGGACCTCGCCGCCTTCGTCGACGCCTCTCCCTCGAGCTACCACGCTGCGACCGAGGTGGCTCGCCGCCTGCAGGACGCCGGCTTCGTCGCCCTCGACGAGACGCAGGCCTGGCCGCACGAGCCGGGCCGCTACCTGGTCGTGCGCGACGGCGCCCTCATCGCGTGGGTCGTCCCGAGCGCGGCGACGACGACGACGCCCGTGCGGGTCTTCGGCGCCCACACCGACTCCCCCGGCTTCAAGCTCAAGCCGCAGCCGACGACCGGGCGCCTGGGCTGGCTGCAGGCGGGCGTCGAGGTCTACGGCGGCCCGCTGCTGAACTCCTGGCTCGACCGCGAGCTGCGGCTGGCCGGCCGGTTGGTCCTCGACGACGGCACCGAGGTGCTCGCCGACTCCGGCCCACTGCTTCGACTGCCGCAGCTGGCGATCCACCTCGACCGCGAGGCCAACGAGCGCTTCGCCCTCGACAAGCAGGCGCACACCCAGCCCGTGTGGGGCCTCGGCGCCCCCGAGTCGGCCGACCTCCTGGGTGAGCTCGCCGGCTCCGCGGGTGTGGACGCCGCCCGCATCCGCGGCTACGACCTCGTCACCGCCGACTCCGCGCGGGGCGCTGTCTTCGGTCGCGAGGACGCCTTCTTCGCCGCGGGCCGTCTGGACGACCTCGCCTCCGTCCACGCCGGCACCGTCGCCATGTCTGCGCTCGGCAGTGACCTCGACTCCGACCACATCCCGGTGCTCGCCGTCTTCGACCACGAGGAGATCGGGTCGGCGACGCGCTCCGGCGCGGCCGGTCCCTTCCTCGAGGACGTGCTCGAGCGCATCGGGCTGGCGCTGGGCGCCGACCGGGGCGAGCGGATGCGCGCGCTGGCGTCCTCGTGGTGCGTCTCGAGCGATGTCGGCCACTCCGTGCACCCCAACTACCCCGGCAAGCACGACCCGCAGGTGCGCCCGGTGCTCGGGTCCGGCCCGATCCTGAAGATCAACGCCAACCAGCGCTACTCGACCGACGGGGTCGGGGCCGCTGCGTGGCACGGCTGGTGCGAGGCCGCGGGCGTGACGAGTCAGGAGTTCGTGTCCAACAACACGGTGCCGTGCGGCTCGACGATCGGGCCGATCACCGCGACCCGTCTGGGCATCCGCACCGTCGACGTGGGCATCCCGATCCTGTCGATGCACTCGGCTCGCGAGCTGGCCGGGACGAGCGACCTCTACGATCTGACGCGGGTGGCGGAGCGCTTCTTCCGCGGCTGA
- a CDS encoding RDD family protein, translated as MSSAAGRPVPTPHEGGTRAPFGRRVIALVIDWAACLLIVQGLIGSVVELSPSAFSFAPLGLLFLLNVVGVTLGGATFGHRLMGLQVVPLHGEWVTPLRAAARAALLCLFIPALVVLGDDGRGLHDRAAGTRITRR; from the coding sequence GTGAGCAGCGCAGCCGGTCGACCCGTCCCCACCCCGCACGAAGGGGGGACCCGCGCTCCCTTCGGCCGTCGCGTCATCGCCCTCGTCATCGACTGGGCCGCATGCCTGCTCATCGTCCAAGGGCTCATCGGTTCGGTCGTGGAGCTCAGCCCGTCGGCCTTCTCCTTCGCCCCGCTCGGGCTGCTCTTCCTGCTCAACGTCGTCGGGGTGACCCTCGGGGGCGCCACCTTCGGCCACCGACTCATGGGTCTTCAGGTCGTGCCGTTGCACGGGGAGTGGGTCACCCCCCTTCGCGCTGCTGCCCGCGCCGCTCTGCTGTGCCTCTTCATCCCCGCACTGGTCGTCCTGGGTGACGACGGCCGCGGCCTGCACGACCGCGCGGCCGGCACCCGCATCACGCGACGCTGA